From a region of the Acomys russatus chromosome 4, mAcoRus1.1, whole genome shotgun sequence genome:
- the Ppip5k1 gene encoding inositol hexakisphosphate and diphosphoinositol-pentakisphosphate kinase 1 isoform X1, whose amino-acid sequence MWSLTANEDESTATAHFFLGAGDEGLGTCGIGMRTEESDTELLEDEEDEVPPEPQIIVGICAMTKKSKSKPMTQILERLCRFDYLTVVILGEDVILNEPVENWPSCHCLISFHSKGFPLDKAVAYSKLRNPFLINDLAMQYYIQDRREVYRILQEEGIDLPRYAVLNRDPACPEECNLIEGEDQVEVNGAVFPKPFVEKPVSAEDHNVYIYYPSSAGGGSQRLFRKIGSRSSVYSPESSVRKTGSYIYEEFMPTDGTDVKGELWHTQ is encoded by the exons ATGTGGTCATTGACGGCCAATGAGGACGAGAGCACTGCTACGGCCCACTtcttccttggagctggagatgaGGGCTTGGGCACCTGTGGAATAGGCATGAGGACGGAAGAGAGTGACACTGAGCTCcttgaggatgaggaggatgaagTG CCTCCAGAACCTCAAATTATTGTTGGCATCTGTGCCATGACCAAGAAATCCAAGTCCAAGCCAATGACCCAGATCCTAGAGCGACTCTGCAGATTTGACTACCTGACTGTTGTCATCCTGGGCGAAGACGTGATCCTCAATGAGCCTGTGGAGAACTGGCCGTCCTGCCACTGTCTTATTTCCTTCCACTCCAAAG GCTTTCCTCTGGACAAAGCTGTTGCTTACTCCAAGCTTCGAAATCCCTTCCTTATCAATGATTTGGCCATGCAGTATTACATACAAGACAG GAGGGAGGTGTACCGGATCCTGCAGGAGGAGGGTATTGATCTGCCGAGATATGCTGTGCTCAACCGTGACCCCGCCTGTCCTGAGG AGTGCAACCTGATAGAAGGTGAAGACCAGGTGGAAGTGAATGGAGCTGTGTTCCCCAAGCCCTTTGTGGAGAAGCCAGTGAGTGCAGAGGACCACAACGTCTACATCTACTACCCCAGCTCAGCCGGAGGAGGGAGCCAACGCCTCTTCCGCAAG ATTGGCAGCCGGAGCAGCGTTTACTCTCCTGAGAGCAGTGTCCGGAAGACAGGATCATATATCTACGAGGAGTTCATGCCAACAGACGGCACAGACGTTAAG GGTGAGCTGTGGCATACTCAGTGA